The following is a genomic window from Prevotella sp. E13-17.
AGCCATAGTTCAAGGTGTCTTGTATATTTGGTTCCTCGGCAGAAAGTAACTGTGAATAAATTTTTTCTGCTTGTTCAAACTTGCGGTTGACAGTAAGCCCCCAAGCAAATACACGTTGAATCTCAACATCTTCGGGATAAAGATAAGACAATTGATAGAGTAATTTCATGGCATCCTCATAACGCTTAACGTGAATAAGGCATATCGCATTGTTCAACTGATAACCCTTATTATCAGGATGTTCAACAAGCAAATCATCATATATCTTCATGGCTCCCTCATAGGCGCCTTCTGAAAAGTAGGCTCGTGCCAAGGCTGCCATAGCTCTTTCATCATAAGGCTTCAAACTGAGAGCCATCTGATACTGGTAGGAATTGATGCGATCAAAATGTCGCAAAATACTGCCTTTAAGCATGTAAAACTGATAATCACGTGTCTTTTCGCTACAGTTCTCCAACACACTCTGCGCCTCTTTATAGTAATGATGCTTGACCATGAAGGCTGCCACCTCGACAAAACGACTCTCAAGTGGAGTTTCCCTAAACAACTTATTGCCAAAGAAGGCGTATTCTATCAAACTAGCATCAGCTGCAAATGGATTCTGAAACTCATTACGGTAAGGGAAGAGCATAAAGAAGCGATAGAGGTTTTGCAGGTATAGCCTTCTGACAAAGGCTGGGTTTCGACGCTCGTCATCAGCAATTTGGGCACCCAAGATGACAGCAGAAGCTTCGCCATCGTTTAACATCTTCACCATATCACTTGGCATATGACGATACACTTGGTCGAAAGCCAACACGAATGAGTAAAGGTCACTGTCGCAAAAGGCACTCGTCTTGGTGAGATTATGCAGAATATTCTTTGCCTTTGAGTTGTTCCACATTTGGCTGATACTTGGATGCTGAGGATAGAAAGGCATAAACCAGTTGAGCGCATCATTAAAGAAGGGGAAGCGCTTCATCTGAGAAAAGCCACCGAAGAAAATATCAGAGCCCTGTTTCTGCATGTCAATCATCTTTTGCATGCTCTTCTCCATGCGCTCCATATTTTGCTCTGAAGCTTCAGGATGCAAGATATCTTCCAAGGAGTCGTCTTCTAATTGCTCAATTCCATGGCGCGTGATTCGCAGGTTATTGCCAGCCATCAGGTCAGGCATAATCTCATTTCGTATTTTCTTGCTGTCATTCTCCACATCCATACAGTAGAGCATCTGCAGCTGCAGCTCGGTTATCTCCTGACAACAACGCTCATCGCTGCAAACCTCACGAATCAGATCCTTCATTTCTGTGTAGAGTAATGCTCGCTCGGCATTCATCGAAAGCACCCACCCTACTAAAGCGCGCTGCCTAAGTCGCTCGTCTGTAGCCTTTTGATAGACGTGCATCAAAACCTTGAACTTATTAGGTCCGAAAGCGTTCATAGCAGATATTGTGATAGCACTCACGATGAGCTGTTGATCGTTCACATCAATCGTTGGCGACAATATGATGTCTTCAAAAGCATCTGCCAGACAATCCTTCCACAGACGTGACGTTAGAATATAGTCGAAAAGGTCGTGCATCATGTCCTGATGTTCTTGATAGACTAGATCAAGTTTTGCCTGTCTCGTGTGAGGAGGCTCGAGTTCAAGAATGGCCACTGTAGAAACAAACGTCTCAAGATCATGTTTCACATTGGACATAGACCAATCTTTTCGGATCTGTCGGGGACGGTTATATAGGGAGTTCAGGAAGGAACTATTGCGAATACGCTGATGTATCATTACATTAACTGTCAGCATATAGAGACGACGAAGCAAACTATCATATAATTCTGCACGTTTAGGATCGGCATACCCACGTTGCCAATATTCTGCCATCAACTGATAATCAGACCTGATGCCAGAAAGTATCTCCATATCCCGCATACTAGTGTGTGATAATAGATAGTTTTCAAGTTCGTCAATAGCCTTACCTAATCTTCGATTTTCGATGAGCTCGATAATCGCATTGAGCGTTTCATTTTGTTGCATTTTGATTGGTATAATGGTTTTGGGTTCGCTTCAACCAGCCACTTACTTGTTTCACATCTGCGTCACGTGGAG
Proteins encoded in this region:
- a CDS encoding tetratricopeptide repeat protein; the encoded protein is MQQNETLNAIIELIENRRLGKAIDELENYLLSHTSMRDMEILSGIRSDYQLMAEYWQRGYADPKRAELYDSLLRRLYMLTVNVMIHQRIRNSSFLNSLYNRPRQIRKDWSMSNVKHDLETFVSTVAILELEPPHTRQAKLDLVYQEHQDMMHDLFDYILTSRLWKDCLADAFEDIILSPTIDVNDQQLIVSAITISAMNAFGPNKFKVLMHVYQKATDERLRQRALVGWVLSMNAERALLYTEMKDLIREVCSDERCCQEITELQLQMLYCMDVENDSKKIRNEIMPDLMAGNNLRITRHGIEQLEDDSLEDILHPEASEQNMERMEKSMQKMIDMQKQGSDIFFGGFSQMKRFPFFNDALNWFMPFYPQHPSISQMWNNSKAKNILHNLTKTSAFCDSDLYSFVLAFDQVYRHMPSDMVKMLNDGEASAVILGAQIADDERRNPAFVRRLYLQNLYRFFMLFPYRNEFQNPFAADASLIEYAFFGNKLFRETPLESRFVEVAAFMVKHHYYKEAQSVLENCSEKTRDYQFYMLKGSILRHFDRINSYQYQMALSLKPYDERAMAALARAYFSEGAYEGAMKIYDDLLVEHPDNKGYQLNNAICLIHVKRYEDAMKLLYQLSYLYPEDVEIQRVFAWGLTVNRKFEQAEKIYSQLLSAEEPNIQDTLNYGYCLWFEGKPLDASSIFRALNVKHVDFEREFKYEEDLIASMGIDNAELHLMLDTISVGH